A part of Oncorhynchus masou masou isolate Uvic2021 chromosome 30, UVic_Omas_1.1, whole genome shotgun sequence genomic DNA contains:
- the LOC135522472 gene encoding thyrotropin-releasing hormone receptor-like isoform X1, with protein MENVTSIPDNQTLGQWTDYSMEYKVVSIFFVILICGIGIVGNVMVILVVLTTKHMRTPTNCYLVSLAVADLMVLTAAGLPNITQSLYGGGWVYGYVGCLSITYFQYLGINASSCSITAFTIERYIAICHPIKAQFMCTLSRAKKIIVVVWAFTSLYCAMWFYLSDMNELIYDNITVVSCEYKVSRNLYLPFIYFTDFAMFYVVPLMLATVLYGFIARILFLNPLPADPKENTKWKKESCQGNRMTSANNSSCSTTIRSRRQVTKMLAVVVVLFALLWMPYRTLVVVNSFLDKPYLDLWFLLFCRICIYLNSAVNPVIYNAMSQKFRTSFKKLCHCGPQRLEKPASYSLALTYSAIKDTTNGESPDHFTTEMDELATPTPSDQFLPSTKRISFEDTSLSGRLALCTA; from the exons ATGGAGAATGTTACTTCAATTCCAGATAACCAGACGCTTGGTCAATGGACTGATTATAGCATGGAATACAAAGTGGTCAGCATATTTTTTGTGATTCTCATCTGTGGGATAGGAATAGTTGGAAACGTTATGGTGATTCTAGTTGTTCTTACAACCAAACACATGCGGACACCCACCAACTGTTACCTGGTGAGTTTGGCGGTGGCCGACCTGATGGTTCTGACGGCGGCGGGACTGCCGAATATTACACAGAGTTTGTATGGAGGAGGCTGGGTGTACGGATACGTCGGGTGCCTTAGCATCACTTATTTCCAGTACTTGGGCATCAACGCGTCCTCATGCTCTATCACCGCATTCACTATTGAGCGGTACATAGCCATCTGCCACCCCATAAAAGCGCAGTTTATGTGCACTCTGTCAAGAGCAAAGAAAATCATAGTGGTCGTTTGGGCTTTTACCTCGCTCTACTGCGCCATGTGGTTTTATCTGTCTGACATGAACGAGTTGATTTATGACAATATTACCGTGGTCTCATGCGAATACAAAGTGTCAAGAAATCTTTACCTGCCATTTATCTACTTCACGGACTTTGCCATGTTCTACGTGGTGCCCCTCATGCTAGCCACGGTTCTGTATGGATTTATCGCTAGAATTCTTTTCCTCAACCCATTGCCGGCTGACCCCAAGGAAAACACAAAGTGGAAAAAAGAATCATGTCAAGGAAATAGGATGACGAGCGCCAACAATTCATCCTGTAGCACAACCATCCGCTCTCGCAGGCAG GTGACTAAGATGTtagctgtggtggtggtgctctTTGCCCTCCTCTGGATGCCCTACCGGACGCTGGTGGTGGTAAACTCCTTCCTGGACAAGCCTTACCTGGACCTCTGGTTCCTACTCTTCTGCCGCATCTGCATCTACCTGAACAGCGCCGTCAACCCTGTCATCTACAACGCCATGTCTCAGAAGTTTCGCACCTCCTTCAAGAAGTTGTGTCACTGCGGTCCGCAGCGATTGGAGAAGCCGGCGTCTTACAGCTTGGCCCTGACCTACAGCGCCATCAAGGACACAACCAATGGAGAGAGCCCTGACCACTTCACTACCGAGATGGATGAGCTGGCCACACCCACACCCAGTGACCAGTTCCTGCCCAGCACCAAGAGGATATCATTCGAGGACACCTCTCTGTCAGGCAGGCTTGCCCTTTGCACTGCCTGA
- the LOC135522472 gene encoding thyrotropin-releasing hormone receptor-like isoform X2: MEYKVVSIFFVILICGIGIVGNVMVILVVLTTKHMRTPTNCYLVSLAVADLMVLTAAGLPNITQSLYGGGWVYGYVGCLSITYFQYLGINASSCSITAFTIERYIAICHPIKAQFMCTLSRAKKIIVVVWAFTSLYCAMWFYLSDMNELIYDNITVVSCEYKVSRNLYLPFIYFTDFAMFYVVPLMLATVLYGFIARILFLNPLPADPKENTKWKKESCQGNRMTSANNSSCSTTIRSRRQVTKMLAVVVVLFALLWMPYRTLVVVNSFLDKPYLDLWFLLFCRICIYLNSAVNPVIYNAMSQKFRTSFKKLCHCGPQRLEKPASYSLALTYSAIKDTTNGESPDHFTTEMDELATPTPSDQFLPSTKRISFEDTSLSGRLALCTA; this comes from the exons ATGGAATACAAAGTGGTCAGCATATTTTTTGTGATTCTCATCTGTGGGATAGGAATAGTTGGAAACGTTATGGTGATTCTAGTTGTTCTTACAACCAAACACATGCGGACACCCACCAACTGTTACCTGGTGAGTTTGGCGGTGGCCGACCTGATGGTTCTGACGGCGGCGGGACTGCCGAATATTACACAGAGTTTGTATGGAGGAGGCTGGGTGTACGGATACGTCGGGTGCCTTAGCATCACTTATTTCCAGTACTTGGGCATCAACGCGTCCTCATGCTCTATCACCGCATTCACTATTGAGCGGTACATAGCCATCTGCCACCCCATAAAAGCGCAGTTTATGTGCACTCTGTCAAGAGCAAAGAAAATCATAGTGGTCGTTTGGGCTTTTACCTCGCTCTACTGCGCCATGTGGTTTTATCTGTCTGACATGAACGAGTTGATTTATGACAATATTACCGTGGTCTCATGCGAATACAAAGTGTCAAGAAATCTTTACCTGCCATTTATCTACTTCACGGACTTTGCCATGTTCTACGTGGTGCCCCTCATGCTAGCCACGGTTCTGTATGGATTTATCGCTAGAATTCTTTTCCTCAACCCATTGCCGGCTGACCCCAAGGAAAACACAAAGTGGAAAAAAGAATCATGTCAAGGAAATAGGATGACGAGCGCCAACAATTCATCCTGTAGCACAACCATCCGCTCTCGCAGGCAG GTGACTAAGATGTtagctgtggtggtggtgctctTTGCCCTCCTCTGGATGCCCTACCGGACGCTGGTGGTGGTAAACTCCTTCCTGGACAAGCCTTACCTGGACCTCTGGTTCCTACTCTTCTGCCGCATCTGCATCTACCTGAACAGCGCCGTCAACCCTGTCATCTACAACGCCATGTCTCAGAAGTTTCGCACCTCCTTCAAGAAGTTGTGTCACTGCGGTCCGCAGCGATTGGAGAAGCCGGCGTCTTACAGCTTGGCCCTGACCTACAGCGCCATCAAGGACACAACCAATGGAGAGAGCCCTGACCACTTCACTACCGAGATGGATGAGCTGGCCACACCCACACCCAGTGACCAGTTCCTGCCCAGCACCAAGAGGATATCATTCGAGGACACCTCTCTGTCAGGCAGGCTTGCCCTTTGCACTGCCTGA